The Ornithinibacillus sp. 4-3 region AGATACTCTCGGTAAATCCTTTTGACTATTTCAGCTTCCTCCGGCACAATTACTAATCGCTTATTTTCATCTTTGGTATATCCTAAAAACCTAGAACAATTGACCATTACCTCTCCCTGTTGGTATCGGTATTGATAGCCAAGCTTTACATTCTGGCTTAATGACTGGCTCTCTTGTTGCGCTAAGGATGCCATAATGGTAAGCATAATTTCACCTTTGGCATCCAGTGTATTGATATTTTCTTTCTCAAAATATACCGCAACATTTTTATCTTTAAGTTTTCTGATGTATTGTAGACAGTCCAAGGTATTTCTAGCAAATCGGCTTATTGATTTGGTAATAACCATATCAATTTTCCCAGCCATGCACTCATCAATCATTCGATTAAATTCGTCGCGATTTTTTGTATTTGTGCCGCTGATACCATCATCAGCAAAGATCCCTGCAAATTCCCACTCTGAATTCTTCTTGATAAACTCTGTATAGTGTTCAATCTGCACTTCGTAACTACTAGCCTGCTCATCACTATCTGTAGAAACTCTGCAATAAGCAGCGACCCGAAGTTTTGGTGTTTCATCTTCTTTTCGATTGTTGCCTACACGTTTTATTGCAGGTATAATCATTACATTTTTATTAACTGCCATCTTGCTGCACCTCACTTTCTATTAAGCTATATACAAATTCCGCTTGTGTAAAAGGATTTGTATACTTCTGAACTACTTGTCCTATGGTAAATTTCTTAGAAATAGTAGGTTTATCTTCTATCTTGGGTTCAAAGATTCTTCCTAGCTTTTTCGCTCTCTTTACCCTCTCTGCTTCTGCTCTTTCGTATGTCTCTTTATCAATGATGGCAGGGTAATAATCATCACCAAGATAACGTTCATTTCTTAGCATCCTTCCAGCAGTTCCATGATAAGCATCTATTCCAGCAGTCTTTGCCGCGACCGATAAGGAAAGGCCTGATAAGTAACCCTTATACAAATTCCTAACCTTTTCAGCTTTTTCTTCATCGATAACTGCTATTCCATTCTCTATCCTATAGCCATAAGGCGTATGCGCCACTTTTCTCACATCCTTTCCCTTAGTGTGATTCCACATTTCAGAACAAAACCTATCTCTACCCTTGAGAAAACGATAATTTTTTCAACATAATCATTGAAAAGTTGGTCGTTAAATGAATTTATCATTTTAGCCTTATTAGTAAACTTTATTAAGTTGCTTACTTCCTGCACCTTTGATAATTCTCCATTTAAAGCATGAATTAAAGCTTCTTTTTGCTCCATATAATTATCTGCTTCCATTTGCAGTTCATTGTTTTCTCTGTTAAAAAGGGCAGGTTCTAGATAACCCTTTGCCATAAGCTTTACAAGCAGTTCTCTCTGTTCTGCATTTTTTTCAATTTGCCTCTCTAATTCCTGAATTCTTGAAAGGTTATCTGAGTTGCTCATTCCACGCAAAGCATCTAATAGTGGTTGTAGAATAAGTTTTCTACCGAAAATCAGCTTGTTAATCATAGTAGCAAAGGCCTTCTTTATATCCTCATCTCGAATAAACTGCATTGAACATTCTGTTATCTGCTTTAAGTGTTTACTACAACACCAGGCTACATATTTTCTTGTGCCGGATGAATGAATTCGTCTTTTAAAGGTGCTACCACATTCCGAGCAAATAATTTTTCCGGAGAAAGAATACCGGTTTTGGTACTTATCATTACGCTTTTCTATTCCCTTTTCTTTTGCCCTTTGATTTAAGGCAGCCTCTACTGCTTCAAACACTTCATGGCTGATAATTGCCTCATGGTGATTTTCTATTAAATATCTGTTTTTCTCACCATAATTGGTGCGCTTATTAAAACGGGAATCTGTATAGGTTTTTTGCAGTATAACATCCCCGGTATATTTCTCATTTTTTAGAATTCCTCGAATTGTCGTAGCCGTCCAACGGCCGCCTCTTTTAGAGGGGATACCCTTTTGATTAAGATCATCTGCTATTTTCTGTGTACCCTTGCCTGATAATACTTCTGCGAAAATATACTTTACAATTTCAGCTTGCTCAGGATTTACCACCATTTGACCGTCAATGTTGTCATAACCATATGGTGGGTATGAAATCTTAAAAGTTCCGTTCTGAAATCTCTTTTGAATTGCCCACTTGTTATTTTCTGAAATGGAGATTGACTCACTTTCTGCAAGCCCGCTTAATATAGAAAGCATCAACTCACTTTCCATTGATTGGGTATTGATATTTTCTTTTTCGAAATAGATATAAATCCCTAGGTCCAACAGTTTACGAACCATCTCCAAACAATCCGTAGTGTTTCTCGCAAACCTACTAATGGACTTTGTAATAATTAAGTCAATCTTCTTATTTTCACAATCTGACAGCATTCTGAGAAGTTCCGTTCGGTTTTCTTTTTTGGTGCCACTAATTCCCTCATCATAATACAAGCCAACATACTCCCATTCTGGGTTTGCCTTTATGTAAGTCTCATAATGGGATTTTTGTGCTTGTAGACTTACTAACTGTTCATCACTACCCGTAGAAACACGACAGTATGCGGCCACTCGTAGTTTAGGTTTGATAATCGATGCAACCTTATTTCCTTCTATTTTCGTTATCTTTTTCATCGCCTCACCTCCTTCTTGGTAGGTCACATATTACCTCTGAAACCCTTATATATCAACGACTTCAGGGCATTATCTCTGCTAAAAAAGGAGAGAAAGTTTGGCGGTTGAGTGCGTCTATCTTGTTGAATTCTGCCTCCGTTATTAAACCTTTTTGAAGCATCTTTCTCAGCAATTTTTCTGCTTGGATATAATCAAACTCACGTTGTAACTGTTCCTGTGATACTCTCTTAAGTACGGTGGTGCTTTTGTCTACAACCTCATCCGAGATCTTAGTAACTTTTTTATCCTCGTGCTGATTCACTAAGAATCACCTCCTACCTAATAGCCGTGGGAACAGGTCGAAGTTGAGGATTTGTAAAATTTAATTTGAATCAGAGCATAAAAAAAGAGCCTGCAAGGGAAGAACCCCTACAGGCTAGATAATCTAACAGTTTAATATTTTATTCAGGAATCTCGATGATTTTTAACTCGCCCCATTTGTTAATCATACTTAATAAATGCATCCGTAAAGCCTGCCTTTTTAGCTTTAGCAAGCTGTGCCTCAGCATTTGCACTGTCAGAATAAGCACCGATCTGCACTCGATAATATTTCTTTTTCACAGAGTCTACTGGTTTATTTTCAGCACTTAATAGTTTCTTCACATCCGCTCGAAAGGTGTCCATGCTCTTCCCATGTTTAGGGAACCAGTGCATCACATCGCCATGGTTACTGGCAATGCCCTGTTTATAACCTTCGCTGTGACAGATGATATCTTTTTCACTAAACCCATAGAGTTTGCAAAGATATACACAAAGCTCCAAGGCTTCCTTGTAAACAGCAGAAAAATACGAGGCATCGGTCAAACCGTCCTCGCAAATTTCAAATCCAATATGAGAATTGTTTGCAGTTCCTCCAGCATGCCAACCTCGGTGATTCCAAGGCAATGTTTGATAGGTTGCAATGGAACCATCTGCTAATTTACCAATAAAGGCATGGACACATACTTGACGGCCTCTCTTTATCATTAATATTATTATACTTATACCCCTATATGTATTATATGGGGCTGGATATGCCGTGTCAATTCATCTTAACGAGCGAATGTTTTCTTAGTCTCCGCTAAAAACAATAAGGCCGATGAAGCTTAATACTCCATCAGCCTTATTGATCTATTAAGAATGGTCCTCGGATTCGACTAAAGTGTACACATTGAATGTTGTAAAGATATAGTTGTCGTCGACATATAGGATTTGCTCCCTTTCATATAGCGAGAAACTTTGATCATAATCTGCCGCTTTAATTTCGCTAAACTCTTTAAAATCTTTGGTCACATACAAGGTAGGCTCATGGGACATAACCTTCTTCATAAAATAGTAGCCCTTATAATAGATTGCTCGAGATGAATAAGAATGACCATTTGTGAACATGTCACTCGCTTCGAATGTTTCGCTTCTCCAGTTTATGCCGTCATCAGATACCACTATTTTGTCGCCATTTATGACATAATATTTGCCGTCATTTATAAAAATTCGATGCGCATGGAAATGAAAGTTCTCAAAATCTGTACGCGGATCAAAATAGACAAATTCCCAGTTGATCACGTCCGTTGAGCGGATGATCCCGAATCCAAAATAGTCTGATATGGTGTTATAATACGCCTTACCGTCGAAGGCTAATTTCTGGTCGCCAGTAGTGAGACTTGTGCCCTTGCCTAAGTAATTGTATCCCGGAGGTGTTACGTTACGAGGATCGGTAATCGTGTACTTCGTCTCGCTTGTGAAATCTTCTCCATTTGATGAGAAGAACGCCCTCATGCTATGTAACAGGACAATCAACCCATCTTTTTCAAAAAGGAAAATGTCCGGTGACCTGGAGGAGCCTCCAGTTCCAGGCTCATGGTATCCCGATATGACCTCCCAGTTTGACCCGTCCTTTGAAGCGGCCACGTTAATTTGATCAGTCCCTAATAAGTCAAATTCGTTTCGTCCGTTTCCTTCATACAGCTTTCGTTCACCATTCTCGTCGACATAGTACATCGTTGCCGAATTGCCCACGGGTGTAAAATCTCCCACTGCCATATACTTAGAACCGTCGTAAATTAGTTTGCTGAGACCGAAAACAGGAATAGGGCCTTGATCCTCCCAATTTACACCGTCGGTGGAGATGAACACATGCGGCACATGGTATCTTCCTACGTCCCCAAGTGCAATATATTTTTCTCCATCCCATATCAAATCATGGAATGGTTGTGTGTATGTTTGCGTTTCGCTGGATGCATGATAGACGATCTGATAGCGGACTTGCTCCAATTGAATATTGGGCTTCTGCAGCATTTCATAAATGGTCGGCTTCCCTTCGAATTTGGCGACTAAAGTGCTGATGTCGGGAGCCGTTTCTCTAGCTTGTAAATATCGGGCGAGCATAACAGCTGCTTCTGCTCTCGTTGCTAAACCATCAGCGCGAAATGATCCATCTGTCAAACCGTTAACGATGCCCGAACCACTAGCTAATGCGACATACGGTTTGTCCGCACTCGCCAGATGTATTCCATCTGTAAAAGGTAATTTTATATACTTCATTTGCTGCAGTTCATGCAATGCTTCTTGCCAAACTGAGTGTTCTGTAGCCAAAGCTCTGCTGATCATTTGGCTCATCTCTAATCTCGTAATCGCTGCATTCGGAGCATATCCATGGGGATATTCACTCGGTAGTATAACCCCTTTATCAACAAGCCCGCTAATGTACGATTGTGCCCAATGTCCTGCGATATCCGTGAAAGCTGGATTCTCGCTTGATACATCCATTAAGCTCCCTAATATTTTACTAAATTGTGCCCTTGAGATGCTTTCGTTCGGCTTAAATGTGCCATCAGGATACCCTGCAAGAGCACCTGTTTGGACGATGAGTTCGATGTCGGATTGCGCCCAATGTCCCTGAATATCCTGGAAATTCACTTCTTCGTCATTCGTCGAACCAGTAGCAATAACAGGATGTCCAATACATAATGCGAATAGGAGCATTCCGGTAATCAGTATTTTTTTCATTTTCCTCTCCTCTGTGTTGTGTTTTAAATCATTCGGCTCGGCTGATAGCGACCATTACAGGTCAATCGACATCATCTCCTCTAGTATAAAAATCCTAAAATGTTATTTCAACATTTTACATCGCTTCCAAGTTTCCTCCGCTGCAACCAATGACTTACTCACTCGCGACTTTATGTGCATCTCCCGGCTAATTACGCTCATTTACGCACCTCCGTCATTCGGTTCTTGTGTAATAACTGTAATAACGGAAGTAAAATTTCTCTTATTTGCTCATTTTGGGCGATTTCCGTGAAATAGCGGAAGTGGAATTTCCTCTATATCGGAAATTTCGGCCGAAATCGCAGTGAAATTGCCAAATTCCAGCTTATAGCGGAACTTTGGCTTCCCTTATTTCGCGTAAAACCGCTCTTTTCCTCGAATAGCGGAATTTTCTGTTCCGCTATTCGGCACGGGCATGGCTGGCGAGACACCGTCACCGAACACACCTCTCAACTAAACGTTTGACGATAATGCCGATTACGATAAGCTTGCTAGTGGCTCTATATGTTTTTGGATAAAGGCCACTCGATCAAACACTCGCGGTTTGAATGTGGAAGCAATGGACACAACCAAATCTATACTTTTATTCACGTAGATGATATTCCCGCCATCTCCCATTGCTGACACGATCCCCTTCTCCGCATCGTGAACCCACCACAGAAAACCATATTGCATAGAGATGAACTTTTCGCCACATGATTGTTTGGGAGAAAGCATGTGCGTGAACCATTCCTCAGACACAATCCTCTGTTGTTGATACATTCCATCATTCAGACACATTTGACCGATTTTTAACATTTCATCAGCGGATAGACATAACCCGAAGCCTGCTACCGCTGTCCCTTGCGGATCGCATAGCCAGACCTTATCTTTAGGACTCTTAGAAGTTATAAATTGGATATGTTCTTCTTTATTTTGCACGGTAATACCAGACCGTGGTTCGATACCTAATGGCTCAAATAAATATGTATTGGCAAAGTCAATTGTACTCATTGCGCTTGCACGAGTCAGGATCTCGCTTAATATATGAATGCCCAATGTCGTATAGTGAAATTGGCCAGTTACCCCTTTACGCCCTCCCAACAAATCCAAAACTTCCTGCGTCCAATCTTTAGATGAGCATACCTTCGTCCAAGGCTCCGACTTGAATTTGAATGGGGCCGTCATCGTAAGCAAATGATGCAGCGTTACTTCTTGGATCGTTTTTTCGCCCCGCTTCACCTTATATTCAGGGAAAAAATCTAAAATCCTCGTCTCAACGCTTTCCATGAGATTTTGATCTATTGCAATGCCAATCAACAATGAAATGATACTCTTGGTGACGGAAGCAACATGTAAGTGGTGTTCAGAGCTGTAATTATTCAAGGATTGTTTGTACAATACCCTGCCACCTTTACTGGCTACGATCTGACAAATGTTTGGATAGTTTTGTTTCACAATTTCATATAAATCCATATTTCACATAGTCCCCATTCTTGATTATTCTCTATGAAAATTGTCAAATGATGATATGTATAGCAAGACTATGTCAATATAAAAAAATTTGCAACCATGTGATGGCACCAAAAAAATCGAGGGTGCGAATGACTCGCATCCCCAGATTTGTAAGTATGGTAGTATAATCATCACGATTCAATAATGCTGATGATACGGAGCATGATCATGGCAGCTTCAGCACGGGTGGCAGACGCATTCGGAACGAACTGGTTATTCCCTCTGCCCTGAATAATCTCTTGCTTACGCATCGCTTCTACTGCGGCTTTCGCCCAGGAAGGGATGTCCTCATCATCCTCGAACCGGGTGTGCTCCACCGTCTCTTCGCTGAGACCGATCGCCCTGGCAATCATCACGGACATTTCCGTTCGCGTAATTTGCTGGTGCGCTCTGAAGCTTCCATCTCCATACCCTTGCACGATGCCGAGCTTCAATGCCTGTGCTATTGCCCGTTCTGCCCACGAGCCGATATGCTCGCGATCAACGAAGGCGAGTTCGGCTTCCTCTTCTTCCGGTCCCAGGAGACGCATCAGCATCACGAGAAATTCCGCACGGGTGATCGGATTGTCTGGCCGGAAGGTGCCGTCCGGATAACCGGATATAATCCCGCGAGCGGATAATTGTTGCATGGCTTCTTGCGCCCAGTGGTTTTCAATATCGGTGAGGTTCAGAGGCTGTAATTCCTCTTCATCCGCTTCGATCTCATCCGTCACATCTGGCTTATCCGATTCATCCGGCTTATTCGTCCGAATCGGGCTTATCGTCTTGCTATCATTGCTGCTTGGACTATATACGATTACGGTGCGTATGACCGGATCTGCTTCATTGCCGGCACGATCCGCAACCCGGTACTCCAATTGGTACGTGCCTGATAGATTTGAATTCACCACATCTCCGCTTACTACGATCGCCGCACTTAGGTCACCGTCCTGTTCATCCCAAGCGGTTGCCCCCGGATCTGTGAACACACCGCCCCTTGGAATCTGCATCCGGTCAAGACCAATCAATTGGATAACTGGCTTATCCCGGTCGATGTTTGTAATTTCCAAATATTCTACTGCTTCGTTTCCGGCATAATCTCGGACATACACCGACACCCAACCGTTATCCTTCATTTCAATCGGGTCTGACCCGAGCGTTTCTCCACTTGTTGCAAAATATTCGAGCGGATGCTGTCCGAAGTCATACTTCTGCACCTCAATCCCATGCTGTGCATAGACAGACACCGTCACCGACACCGAACTGTTCGTCGGATCAGTAGGCATGGCAGTTAGCGTAATGTCCGGCTTTTCTCTGAAAATATGAGAGACTGTAAACGATGCAACAGCTTGATTTCCAGCTTCATCAAGCGCGTAGATCGTGTAGGTACCGTTCATCTTTACGACGAAGGAGCCATCAAACGATGTGCCGCCCAAATCAAAATATTCTACTGGCTGCTCGCCGATCGTCCATCTCGTATCGACAATGCCACTTGACTGATCGTATACGGCTACAGTTACGGTTACATTCTGATTCGTCAGCTTATCCGGATTGAAAACAGCCGGCTCGATAATCGGCTTATCTTTATCGATGTTGCTCACCACATAAGTCGCTTCGTCACTCACATTACCTGCCTCATCGATCGATCGGGCGTACACGGTTCCGTTCTCACTCAGGACGACCGGGTCCTTATACTCCTGCCATGGTTCTTCTTCACTCATTCGGTATTGTCGCAAGTAGGCGTCCCCCGGGTAGACAATCGTGACGGTGACGTCTTGATTGGTCGGCCCTGAGTTATCAGGATGTAAGGTCGCAGATGCTGGTGGCGTGCGGTCGAATTTCACTTGCGATCCGTCCGCTGTCGTTGTAATTTGGGCACCGTCATGACCTGCCAAGTCTGTGTAATCGATCGTAAATGCTACAACGTCCTCAATCTCGGTTCCTTGCATCGTGTACGTCGCTTGGTAAGCATCAGAGCCCAAAGATGTGACAGCTGCTGGTTGCTCGGCGATGGTGACGACCGGCAAAGCAGCCAACGTCTCTGATGCTTTAAATGTCAGCGAGATCACATCGCCGACTTTCGCCCACTCACGGTTGTCATTGCTGGACGTGATCGAGACGTCAAAGACAGTCGGCGGCTCATGGTCAATATTATCGACGGTATATTCAGCAATACCACTTACATTTCCTGCTTCATCTACAGCTCGGGCATAGATGGTGCCGTTCTCATTCATTTCAATCGGCTG contains the following coding sequences:
- a CDS encoding serine hydrolase domain-containing protein codes for the protein MDLYEIVKQNYPNICQIVASKGGRVLYKQSLNNYSSEHHLHVASVTKSIISLLIGIAIDQNLMESVETRILDFFPEYKVKRGEKTIQEVTLHHLLTMTAPFKFKSEPWTKVCSSKDWTQEVLDLLGGRKGVTGQFHYTTLGIHILSEILTRASAMSTIDFANTYLFEPLGIEPRSGITVQNKEEHIQFITSKSPKDKVWLCDPQGTAVAGFGLCLSADEMLKIGQMCLNDGMYQQQRIVSEEWFTHMLSPKQSCGEKFISMQYGFLWWVHDAEKGIVSAMGDGGNIIYVNKSIDLVVSIASTFKPRVFDRVAFIQKHIEPLASLS
- a CDS encoding recombinase family protein; protein product: MKKITKIEGNKVASIIKPKLRVAAYCRVSTGSDEQLVSLQAQKSHYETYIKANPEWEYVGLYYDEGISGTKKENRTELLRMLSDCENKKIDLIITKSISRFARNTTDCLEMVRKLLDLGIYIYFEKENINTQSMESELMLSILSGLAESESISISENNKWAIQKRFQNGTFKISYPPYGYDNIDGQMVVNPEQAEIVKYIFAEVLSGKGTQKIADDLNQKGIPSKRGGRWTATTIRGILKNEKYTGDVILQKTYTDSRFNKRTNYGEKNRYLIENHHEAIISHEVFEAVEAALNQRAKEKGIEKRNDKYQNRYSFSGKIICSECGSTFKRRIHSSGTRKYVAWCCSKHLKQITECSMQFIRDEDIKKAFATMINKLIFGRKLILQPLLDALRGMSNSDNLSRIQELERQIEKNAEQRELLVKLMAKGYLEPALFNRENNELQMEADNYMEQKEALIHALNGELSKVQEVSNLIKFTNKAKMINSFNDQLFNDYVEKIIVFSRVEIGFVLKCGITLRERM
- a CDS encoding SHOCT domain-containing protein, with the protein product MNQHEDKKVTKISDEVVDKSTTVLKRVSQEQLQREFDYIQAEKLLRKMLQKGLITEAEFNKIDALNRQTFSPFLAEIMP
- a CDS encoding S-layer homology domain-containing protein, with protein sequence MKKILITGMLLFALCIGHPVIATGSTNDEEVNFQDIQGHWAQSDIELIVQTGALAGYPDGTFKPNESISRAQFSKILGSLMDVSSENPAFTDIAGHWAQSYISGLVDKGVILPSEYPHGYAPNAAITRLEMSQMISRALATEHSVWQEALHELQQMKYIKLPFTDGIHLASADKPYVALASGSGIVNGLTDGSFRADGLATRAEAAVMLARYLQARETAPDISTLVAKFEGKPTIYEMLQKPNIQLEQVRYQIVYHASSETQTYTQPFHDLIWDGEKYIALGDVGRYHVPHVFISTDGVNWEDQGPIPVFGLSKLIYDGSKYMAVGDFTPVGNSATMYYVDENGERKLYEGNGRNEFDLLGTDQINVAASKDGSNWEVISGYHEPGTGGSSRSPDIFLFEKDGLIVLLHSMRAFFSSNGEDFTSETKYTITDPRNVTPPGYNYLGKGTSLTTGDQKLAFDGKAYYNTISDYFGFGIIRSTDVINWEFVYFDPRTDFENFHFHAHRIFINDGKYYVINGDKIVVSDDGINWRSETFEASDMFTNGHSYSSRAIYYKGYYFMKKVMSHEPTLYVTKDFKEFSEIKAADYDQSFSLYEREQILYVDDNYIFTTFNVYTLVESEDHS
- a CDS encoding S-layer homology domain-containing protein produces the protein MKVTFFDGKLAAMLLCVLALTLFAVPVESVKASMNIEFNASDHVRKYVEMGGRKWIVVDVVDGKPYLMMDSIYKKRQWHTFNDNRNANQIFGFLNDEFDQIITAEEDRDLIAETEWQIRSMEPAKYNTEYDTAGGSDIYPLSITQKLGLPSHKDNSLCSNFQPVLSSTAVWTRTPSYYNTVQIIATRSSGAGCGFDTPNANNSTIGVQPVLYLKDSVRIRGGTGSNTNPYVLSVTSDPTGANIIEANGTTNEVTVQNVPAYITVNVYAADGTTLIGSNKNGSSPGTVTVSVSKDLRWKDKVYVTFTQPGKAESGQVEATVIDVDPPTFDIEVPSTPSNTNVTVTVNVKDASDIVEFNWAMGIRDIHYFRTGSGDDIEGNSFVVTENGNYTVYAKDAAGYDAVESMTITTIDRDPPELSDVYISSSNLNPALAKVGDEIVLTFKASEALSGLPQVTISGQTATIADMGGLEYQATYTMQETDPEGVIKFTIHYRDLAGNVGLGVTSTSDGFEIRFVRTPPAKPTFSADITVPTQSNVKVTIVCPEEEDVSHCEYRTEDDVSWTAYAQPIEMNENGTIYARAVDEAGNVSDIAEYTVDNIDRDPPSAPTLSADITVPTKETVKVTVGCPGDADYCEYRIEDDASWTVYVQPIEMNENGTIYARAVDEAGNVSGIAEYTVDNIDHEPPTVFDVSITSSNDNREWAKVGDVISLTFKASETLAALPVVTIAEQPAAVTSLGSDAYQATYTMQGTEIEDVVAFTIDYTDLAGHDGAQITTTADGSQVKFDRTPPASATLHPDNSGPTNQDVTVTIVYPGDAYLRQYRMSEEEPWQEYKDPVVLSENGTVYARSIDEAGNVSDEATYVVSNIDKDKPIIEPAVFNPDKLTNQNVTVTVAVYDQSSGIVDTRWTIGEQPVEYFDLGGTSFDGSFVVKMNGTYTIYALDEAGNQAVASFTVSHIFREKPDITLTAMPTDPTNSSVSVTVSVYAQHGIEVQKYDFGQHPLEYFATSGETLGSDPIEMKDNGWVSVYVRDYAGNEAVEYLEITNIDRDKPVIQLIGLDRMQIPRGGVFTDPGATAWDEQDGDLSAAIVVSGDVVNSNLSGTYQLEYRVADRAGNEADPVIRTVIVYSPSSNDSKTISPIRTNKPDESDKPDVTDEIEADEEELQPLNLTDIENHWAQEAMQQLSARGIISGYPDGTFRPDNPITRAEFLVMLMRLLGPEEEEAELAFVDREHIGSWAERAIAQALKLGIVQGYGDGSFRAHQQITRTEMSVMIARAIGLSEETVEHTRFEDDEDIPSWAKAAVEAMRKQEIIQGRGNNQFVPNASATRAEAAMIMLRIISIIES
- a CDS encoding recombinase family protein, whose translation is MWNHTKGKDVRKVAHTPYGYRIENGIAVIDEEKAEKVRNLYKGYLSGLSLSVAAKTAGIDAYHGTAGRMLRNERYLGDDYYPAIIDKETYERAEAERVKRAKKLGRIFEPKIEDKPTISKKFTIGQVVQKYTNPFTQAEFVYSLIESEVQQDGS
- a CDS encoding N-acetylmuramoyl-L-alanine amidase, which codes for MIKRGRQVCVHAFIGKLADGSIATYQTLPWNHRGWHAGGTANNSHIGFEICEDGLTDASYFSAVYKEALELCVYLCKLYGFSEKDIICHSEGYKQGIASNHGDVMHWFPKHGKSMDTFRADVKKLLSAENKPVDSVKKKYYRVQIGAYSDSANAEAQLAKAKKAGFTDAFIKYD